In a single window of the Pseudoxanthomonas sp. F37 genome:
- a CDS encoding TonB-dependent receptor, giving the protein MTYRRSILSAAIVTCLGVAVQAHAQDAQPTGTQATDLDTVVVTGIRGSIEKALDAKRDAATHVEVVTAEDIGKLPAKNVADTLRQLPGVNIASSSASEGGFDEADRVSLRGTNPSLTQTLVNGHTIGTGDWFVLSQVGNVGRSVSYSLYPSEIVDRVVVHKTSEAKLVEGGTAGSVNIITRRPLQFADPLTIQGSIGAVHSDLPGDTKPQLDALLNWRNDEGTAGFLVQVFNEERSLRRDGQEVVGGYGTITSTNLELDGVLYPNLIGAALFEQVRKRQGGVANIEAKVTDDLTLNVNAFYSRLKADNYNRNYMMWASQFVNSQTPTSYTVENGVLTSATYAPVTGGTTVTPYGVYDMISRPGAESTSKYIALDAEWNASDALKFVFQLGSTKGNGSSPTQDVLETGIAGNAGASWSMNGVGRPIDWSLGGTNTAANHLPQNGWIFGAQGIDVLDKEDWASADGQFFFQSDVLSSLDFGYRFATHERSNDFSLAQGPNWASNWTDINAYPAAGGAYPGDFGVGGNVPSGIWYYTPAQLAELNARFANRNNPERFYFSDVYGVEEDINAVYAQLNFRGDRWSGNAGLRYVQTETDVHYNQALAVNSGIPGAITGSAFGDYLPVVVNNDYNELLPSVNFKFELTDSLVARISGSKTMTRPDFSALAGSLTLNDLTHEGSGGNPNLDPLVSTNFDASIEWYFAPRALLAASVFSMDMDGYVDFGNVIVQYKDQQASQAAGTDVYSDYLVSIPVNSNGKARGVELTYEQPIGENFGINANYTYVDGEADGGKPLNGTSENTYNLSAWYENDRFNARINYSYRSSFYAGVSRADNFYQDDFDTVSASLGFKATDWLTVSLDGLNLNNPKLKYYTENDAVPGYLPHAFYSNGRQYYLNFRFKF; this is encoded by the coding sequence ATGACGTACCGCAGATCCATCCTTTCCGCCGCCATCGTGACCTGTCTGGGCGTGGCGGTGCAGGCGCACGCGCAGGACGCCCAGCCGACCGGCACCCAGGCGACCGACCTCGACACGGTGGTCGTCACCGGCATCCGCGGCAGCATCGAGAAAGCGCTCGACGCAAAGCGCGATGCCGCCACGCACGTCGAAGTCGTCACCGCCGAGGACATCGGCAAGCTGCCGGCCAAGAACGTGGCCGATACCCTGCGCCAGCTTCCCGGCGTCAACATCGCGTCCTCCAGCGCCAGCGAGGGCGGCTTCGACGAAGCCGACCGCGTCAGCCTGCGCGGCACCAATCCCAGCCTCACCCAGACCCTGGTCAACGGCCACACCATCGGCACCGGCGACTGGTTCGTGCTCAGCCAGGTCGGCAATGTCGGCCGCAGCGTGAGCTACTCGCTGTATCCGTCCGAGATCGTCGACCGCGTCGTCGTCCACAAGACCTCCGAAGCCAAGCTCGTCGAAGGCGGCACCGCCGGTTCGGTCAACATCATCACCCGCCGGCCGCTGCAGTTCGCCGATCCGCTGACGATCCAGGGCTCCATCGGTGCGGTCCACTCCGACCTGCCGGGCGACACCAAGCCACAACTCGACGCCTTGCTGAACTGGCGCAACGACGAAGGCACCGCCGGCTTCCTGGTGCAGGTGTTCAACGAAGAACGCAGCCTGCGCCGCGACGGCCAGGAAGTGGTGGGCGGCTACGGCACCATCACCTCGACCAACCTGGAACTGGATGGCGTTCTGTACCCCAACCTGATCGGCGCGGCCCTGTTCGAACAGGTGCGCAAGCGCCAGGGTGGCGTGGCCAACATCGAAGCCAAGGTCACCGACGACCTGACCCTGAACGTCAACGCGTTCTACTCGCGGCTGAAGGCGGACAACTACAACCGCAACTACATGATGTGGGCCAGCCAGTTCGTCAACTCGCAGACGCCCACCAGCTACACCGTCGAGAACGGCGTGCTGACCAGCGCCACCTATGCGCCGGTCACCGGCGGCACCACCGTCACGCCCTATGGCGTGTACGACATGATCTCCCGTCCGGGCGCGGAGTCCACCTCCAAGTACATCGCGCTGGATGCCGAATGGAACGCCAGCGACGCGCTGAAGTTCGTTTTCCAGCTGGGTTCCACCAAGGGCAATGGCAGCAGCCCCACCCAGGACGTGCTGGAGACCGGCATCGCCGGCAACGCCGGCGCCAGCTGGAGCATGAACGGCGTGGGCAGACCCATCGACTGGTCGCTGGGCGGCACCAACACGGCCGCGAACCATCTGCCGCAGAACGGCTGGATCTTCGGCGCACAGGGCATCGATGTGCTGGACAAGGAAGACTGGGCTTCGGCCGATGGCCAGTTCTTCTTCCAGTCCGACGTGCTGTCCTCGCTGGACTTCGGCTACCGCTTCGCCACGCACGAGCGCAGCAACGACTTCTCGCTGGCGCAGGGGCCGAACTGGGCCAGCAACTGGACCGACATCAACGCCTATCCGGCGGCGGGCGGTGCATACCCGGGCGATTTCGGCGTGGGCGGCAACGTGCCCTCGGGCATCTGGTACTACACGCCTGCACAGCTGGCGGAGCTGAACGCCCGCTTCGCCAACCGCAACAATCCCGAACGCTTCTACTTCTCCGACGTCTACGGGGTGGAGGAAGACATCAACGCCGTGTACGCGCAGCTCAACTTCCGCGGCGATCGCTGGAGCGGCAACGCCGGCCTTCGATACGTGCAGACGGAAACGGACGTGCACTACAACCAGGCGCTGGCGGTGAACTCCGGCATTCCCGGTGCGATCACCGGCTCGGCGTTCGGCGACTACCTGCCGGTGGTGGTGAACAACGACTACAACGAGTTGCTTCCCAGCGTGAACTTCAAGTTCGAGCTGACCGACAGCCTGGTGGCGCGCATCTCCGGCAGCAAGACCATGACCCGCCCGGACTTCTCGGCGCTGGCCGGCTCGCTGACGCTCAACGACCTGACTCACGAAGGCAGCGGCGGCAACCCGAACCTCGACCCGCTGGTCTCGACCAACTTCGACGCGTCGATCGAATGGTACTTCGCGCCACGCGCCCTGCTGGCCGCCAGCGTGTTCTCGATGGACATGGATGGCTACGTCGATTTCGGCAACGTGATCGTCCAGTACAAGGACCAGCAGGCCAGCCAGGCGGCCGGCACCGACGTCTACAGCGACTACCTGGTGTCGATCCCGGTCAACTCGAACGGCAAGGCGCGCGGCGTGGAGCTGACCTACGAGCAGCCGATCGGCGAGAACTTCGGCATCAACGCCAACTACACCTACGTGGATGGCGAAGCCGATGGCGGCAAGCCGCTCAACGGCACCTCCGAGAACACCTACAACCTGTCGGCCTGGTACGAGAACGACCGCTTCAACGCCCGTATCAACTACAGCTACCGCAGCTCGTTCTATGCAGGCGTCAGCCGCGCCGACAACTTCTACCAGGACGATTTCGACACCGTGTCCGCCTCGCTGGGCTTCAAGGCCACCGATTGGCTGACGGTCAGCCTGGATGGCCTGAACCTCAACAACCCGAAGCTGAAGTACTACACCGAGAACGATGCGGTCCCGGGCTACCTGCCGCACGCCTTCTACAGCAACGGCCGCCAGTACTACCTGAACTTCCGCTTCAAGTTCTGA
- a CDS encoding SAM-dependent methyltransferase: MQADLPLPDDDARAHSERLAAFIRNEIAAEGGSIPFSRFMERSLYAPGLGYYSAGSTKFGEAGDFTTAPELGPLFASCVAQAVAPVLQQIGPQAGFVEIGGGSGAFAEVMLKRLLDLDALPARYAILEPSADLRERQRERLGRRLIPPVFELVEWLDAPPSGSWDGVLFANEVIDALPTPRFTLRDGEVFEEGVALDGEGRFVRTDRPADALLSAAVRHVERYLGEPFPDGYRSELLPQLPYWVQAVMGGLDRGAMLFADYGYPRREFYQADREDGTLRAYYRHRVHNDAYLWPGLQDITASVDFTALAEAGTNAGFDLAGYTTQANFLLGNGLQERLDEAQARADEATLLRLRNEARRLTLPSEMGERFQLMGFSRDVEFGAAFLFNDLSWRL, encoded by the coding sequence ATGCAGGCCGATCTGCCCCTCCCCGACGACGACGCGCGCGCGCACAGCGAACGCCTCGCGGCCTTCATACGCAACGAGATCGCCGCCGAGGGCGGCAGCATCCCGTTCTCGCGGTTCATGGAGCGCAGTCTGTACGCGCCCGGGCTGGGCTACTACAGCGCGGGCAGCACCAAGTTCGGTGAAGCGGGCGATTTCACCACCGCGCCGGAGCTGGGGCCGCTGTTCGCCAGCTGCGTGGCGCAGGCGGTGGCGCCGGTGCTGCAGCAGATCGGGCCACAGGCCGGGTTTGTCGAGATCGGCGGCGGCAGCGGTGCGTTCGCCGAGGTCATGCTCAAGCGCCTGCTCGACCTGGATGCGCTGCCTGCGCGCTACGCCATCCTCGAGCCGAGCGCGGACCTGCGCGAGCGCCAGCGCGAGCGGCTGGGGCGGCGGCTCATCCCGCCGGTGTTCGAGCTGGTGGAGTGGCTGGACGCGCCGCCTTCCGGGAGCTGGGACGGCGTGCTGTTCGCCAACGAGGTGATCGACGCGCTGCCGACGCCGCGCTTCACGTTGCGTGACGGGGAGGTGTTCGAGGAAGGCGTCGCGCTGGATGGCGAAGGCCGTTTCGTCCGTACCGACCGGCCGGCCGATGCCTTGCTGTCGGCCGCCGTGCGCCATGTCGAACGCTACCTGGGCGAGCCTTTCCCCGACGGTTACCGTTCCGAACTGCTGCCGCAGCTGCCGTACTGGGTGCAGGCGGTGATGGGCGGCCTAGACCGGGGCGCGATGCTGTTCGCCGACTACGGCTACCCGCGCCGCGAGTTCTACCAGGCCGACCGCGAGGACGGCACGCTGCGCGCGTACTACCGGCATCGCGTCCACAACGATGCCTACCTGTGGCCGGGCCTGCAGGACATCACCGCCTCGGTGGATTTCACCGCGCTGGCCGAAGCGGGGACGAATGCGGGCTTCGACCTGGCCGGCTACACCACCCAGGCGAACTTCCTGCTGGGCAACGGCCTGCAGGAGCGGCTGGACGAAGCGCAGGCGCGTGCGGACGAGGCCACGCTGCTGCGCCTGCGCAACGAAGCCAGGCGGCTGACGCTGCCCAGCGAAATGGGCGAGCGTTTCCAGCTGATGGGCTTCTCGCGCGATGTCGAGTTCGGCGCGGCCTTCCTGTTCAACGACCTGAGCTGGCGCCTGTGA
- a CDS encoding alpha-E domain-containing protein: MLSRVADNLYWFSRYVRRAENTARLVGVGSQLQLDMPRSVRFAWRPMIDTVGAGECFEQCHPESGDAAGDADVIRFLLLDERNPSSLRASVDAAREILRSIRDSLPQDVWEAVNDLHLYIGAYGERSLGRRYRIEFLSRIIDGCLKVSGLLSANVSRDIGFQFLRLGTALEQADMTTRIIDAGASGLVTPRNEDDRETFQNMQWMSVLRSLAAYQMFRRHVRQRVTAELALRFLLQNNEFPRSVHFCLMRAQSVLPTMPPRPGVDRHLNRVIGMTRNADPAVLAERNPAAFMDEIQTHLGALHDAIAAGYFHG; the protein is encoded by the coding sequence ATGCTCTCGCGGGTGGCCGACAACCTGTACTGGTTCAGCCGCTACGTGCGGCGTGCCGAAAACACCGCGCGCCTGGTGGGCGTGGGCAGCCAGCTGCAGCTGGACATGCCGCGCTCGGTGCGGTTCGCGTGGCGGCCGATGATCGACACCGTCGGCGCCGGCGAGTGCTTCGAGCAGTGCCATCCCGAGAGCGGCGACGCGGCGGGCGACGCCGATGTGATCCGCTTCCTGTTGCTGGACGAACGCAATCCGTCCTCGCTGCGCGCCTCGGTGGATGCCGCGCGCGAGATCCTGCGCAGCATCCGCGACAGCCTGCCGCAGGACGTGTGGGAAGCGGTCAACGATCTGCACCTCTACATCGGCGCATACGGCGAGCGCAGCCTGGGCCGCCGCTACCGGATCGAGTTCCTCAGCCGCATCATCGACGGCTGCCTGAAGGTCTCGGGCCTGCTGAGCGCCAACGTCAGCCGCGACATCGGCTTCCAGTTCCTGCGCCTGGGCACGGCGCTGGAACAGGCGGACATGACCACACGCATCATCGATGCCGGCGCCTCCGGGCTGGTCACGCCGCGCAACGAGGACGACCGCGAGACCTTCCAGAACATGCAGTGGATGAGCGTGCTGCGTTCGCTGGCCGCCTACCAGATGTTCCGTCGCCACGTGCGCCAGCGCGTGACCGCCGAACTGGCGCTGCGTTTCCTGCTGCAGAACAACGAGTTCCCGCGCAGCGTGCACTTCTGCCTGATGCGCGCGCAGAGCGTGCTGCCCACCATGCCGCCCCGCCCGGGCGTGGACCGCCATCTCAACCGGGTGATCGGGATGACCCGCAACGCCGATCCCGCCGTGCTGGCGGAGCGGAACCCCGCCGCGTTCATGGACGAGATCCAGACGCACCTGGGGGCGCTGCACGATGCCATCGCCGCGGGGTACTTCCACGGGTGA
- a CDS encoding VanZ family protein, whose translation MAPVSRIFALKPFRRPRLWSGLWLLAVSGVVVLSLVNLSGLPPVPEGGDKVEHFLAYALLSASAMQLFATRRGCVLVAALLVALGVGLEFAQGALTTTRMADPRDALANTLGVLTGLATLFTPLRGMLLAVDTRLRPRRAA comes from the coding sequence CTGGCGCCTGTGAGCCGCATCTTCGCGCTGAAGCCGTTCCGGCGCCCGCGCCTGTGGTCGGGTCTGTGGCTGCTCGCCGTGAGCGGCGTCGTGGTCCTGTCGCTGGTCAACCTGAGCGGGCTGCCGCCGGTGCCCGAAGGGGGCGACAAGGTCGAGCACTTCCTCGCCTACGCGCTGTTGTCGGCCTCGGCGATGCAGCTGTTCGCCACGCGGCGCGGCTGCGTGCTGGTGGCGGCGCTGCTGGTCGCGCTGGGCGTCGGTCTGGAGTTCGCCCAGGGCGCGCTGACCACCACGCGCATGGCCGATCCACGCGATGCCCTGGCCAACACGCTCGGCGTGCTGACCGGCCTGGCCACCTTGTTCACGCCCCTGCGCGGCATGCTGCTGGCCGTCGATACACGGCTTCGACCGCGACGCGCAGCATAG
- a CDS encoding family 20 glycosylhydrolase: MKRPIVRRALAGVALTLLVLAGCARTGSDAGTASASAPIAPALIPAPATLQTGDGRFVIDGQTRVFATGEPATRVAHQFAAYLTSAGGPALSATQADGEGVIRFVLEAGGANDASPEAYTLDVTPEGVTVKARDERGLFYGAVTLWQLATQGGKGGVTLPALHIEDAPRFGWRGFMLDPARHFQTVDEVKKIIDAMALHKLNTLHWHLTDDQGWRIEIKQYPKLTAIGGCRIPAGDGGKDPKTGEPRPYCGFYTQDQIRDVVKYAAERHITVVPEINVPGHATAAIAAYPELGSIDTPLVPSSEWGVFPNLVNVEEPTIAFLENVLGEVVQLFPGTYVHIGGDEAVKDQWEASAREQARMRQVGAKTEMDLQGYLVERLEKYLAAHGKRLIGWDEILEARLPPAATVMSWRGIEGGLKAARQGHDVVMSPSDKTYLDYLQTASPNEPPGRPALITLQDVYGFEPVPPALEESQRHHILGLQANLWTEHTRTFARLQHNAFPRLAAVAETGWTPAAKKDFADFSRRLPTQLKRYDSIGLGYAKTPFEAMIATEDDRKAGTVKVTLSNPLGYAVHYTTDGSEPTSSSSTFAAPLDLKLPVTVRAAAFADGRALAPAATFELTPAAMLTRTDEAMAVCPDAGRLLLRLEDDGPADGERAIFNATIFYPCWQWNQADLDGIASIKVRAGRIPYYFQLAHDEPHRTFEPAKSPLGELEILGGGCKGHTLASVPLPAAPGADGFLDLDAPLPAGTAGKQDLCVRFTGDTRPQMWVLDRITLQPR; encoded by the coding sequence ATGAAACGACCCATCGTCCGTCGCGCCCTGGCCGGCGTGGCCCTCACCCTGCTGGTCCTGGCCGGCTGCGCCAGGACGGGCAGCGATGCCGGCACCGCGTCCGCATCGGCGCCCATCGCGCCCGCCCTCATTCCCGCACCCGCCACGTTGCAGACGGGCGACGGCCGCTTCGTCATCGATGGCCAGACCCGGGTATTCGCCACGGGCGAACCGGCGACGCGCGTTGCGCATCAGTTCGCCGCCTACCTGACCTCGGCCGGCGGCCCTGCATTGTCGGCCACCCAGGCCGACGGCGAAGGCGTGATCCGCTTCGTACTGGAAGCGGGAGGCGCGAACGACGCCTCTCCCGAGGCCTATACGCTGGACGTCACGCCCGAAGGCGTCACGGTGAAGGCACGCGACGAGCGCGGCCTGTTCTACGGCGCGGTGACGCTGTGGCAGCTCGCCACCCAGGGCGGCAAGGGCGGCGTCACCCTGCCGGCGCTGCATATCGAGGATGCGCCACGCTTCGGCTGGCGCGGATTCATGCTGGACCCGGCGCGCCATTTCCAGACCGTCGACGAGGTGAAGAAGATCATCGACGCGATGGCCCTGCACAAGCTCAACACCCTGCACTGGCACCTGACCGACGACCAGGGCTGGCGCATCGAGATCAAGCAGTACCCCAAGCTCACCGCGATCGGCGGTTGCCGCATCCCGGCCGGCGACGGCGGCAAGGACCCGAAGACCGGCGAACCGCGCCCGTACTGCGGCTTCTATACGCAGGACCAGATCCGCGACGTGGTGAAGTACGCCGCCGAGCGCCACATCACCGTGGTGCCGGAGATCAACGTGCCAGGCCATGCGACGGCGGCGATCGCCGCCTATCCGGAACTGGGCTCCATCGACACGCCGCTGGTGCCGTCCAGCGAGTGGGGCGTGTTCCCCAACCTGGTCAACGTGGAAGAGCCGACGATCGCGTTCCTGGAGAACGTGCTGGGCGAAGTGGTCCAGCTGTTCCCCGGCACCTACGTGCACATCGGTGGCGACGAAGCGGTGAAGGACCAGTGGGAAGCGTCGGCACGCGAGCAGGCGCGCATGCGCCAGGTCGGCGCGAAGACCGAGATGGACCTGCAGGGCTATCTGGTGGAGCGGCTGGAGAAGTACCTCGCCGCACACGGCAAGCGCCTGATCGGCTGGGACGAGATTCTCGAAGCCAGGCTGCCGCCGGCCGCCACGGTGATGTCGTGGCGCGGCATCGAAGGCGGCCTGAAGGCCGCGCGCCAGGGCCATGACGTGGTGATGTCGCCCTCCGACAAGACTTACCTGGATTACCTGCAGACCGCCTCGCCGAACGAGCCGCCGGGACGCCCCGCGCTGATCACACTGCAGGACGTCTACGGGTTCGAGCCGGTGCCGCCTGCCCTGGAGGAAAGCCAGCGCCACCACATCCTCGGCCTGCAGGCCAACCTGTGGACCGAGCACACGCGCACGTTCGCGCGCCTGCAGCACAACGCTTTCCCGCGCCTGGCCGCGGTGGCCGAAACCGGCTGGACGCCGGCGGCGAAGAAGGACTTCGCCGACTTCAGCCGCCGCCTGCCCACGCAGCTGAAGCGCTACGACTCCATCGGCCTTGGCTACGCGAAGACGCCGTTCGAAGCGATGATCGCGACCGAGGACGACCGCAAGGCGGGCACCGTGAAAGTCACGCTGTCCAATCCGCTCGGTTACGCCGTGCACTACACGACCGACGGCAGCGAACCGACCTCCTCGTCCAGCACGTTCGCAGCACCGCTCGACCTGAAGCTGCCGGTCACCGTGCGCGCGGCGGCCTTCGCCGATGGCCGTGCATTGGCCCCCGCCGCCACGTTCGAGCTGACGCCTGCCGCCATGCTGACACGCACCGACGAAGCGATGGCCGTATGTCCGGACGCCGGCCGCCTGCTGCTGCGCCTGGAAGACGATGGCCCGGCCGATGGCGAGCGCGCGATCTTCAACGCCACCATCTTCTATCCGTGCTGGCAATGGAACCAGGCCGACCTGGACGGCATCGCATCGATCAAGGTGCGCGCCGGGCGCATCCCGTACTACTTCCAGCTGGCGCACGACGAACCGCACCGCACGTTCGAGCCGGCGAAATCGCCGCTGGGCGAACTGGAAATCCTGGGTGGCGGCTGCAAGGGCCACACGCTGGCCAGCGTGCCGCTGCCGGCGGCGCCGGGCGCGGACGGGTTCCTGGACCTGGACGCACCCCTGCCCGCCGGCACCGCCGGCAAGCAGGACCTGTGCGTACGCTTCACCGGCGACACGCGGCCGCAGATGTGGGTGCTGGACCGCATCACCCTGCAGCCGCGCTGA
- a CDS encoding 20S proteasome subunit A/B: MTYCVGIEVNEGLVFAADTRTSASFDDVRVYRKMHVFEWPGDRVFVIMSAGNLATTQLTISRLQRDADDPNATRSLRTFSHLYEVAEYVGDTLVASQVKMKDEAQQSGVNVQSTLILGGQIAGERPGLYMVYPLGNCIATSPETPYLQIGESKYGKPILDRIIRPETPLEDAARCALVSLDSTIRSNLSVGMPVDMALLRSGDLKITQKMRLEADTPLYAEIHDTWSRKLEAAVHSLPRFPWEPPQEREASTDPLPAMPPRRIASRQDPGDAQGQQ, encoded by the coding sequence ATGACCTATTGCGTCGGCATCGAAGTCAACGAAGGCCTGGTCTTCGCCGCGGACACCCGCACCAGCGCCTCCTTCGACGACGTGCGCGTGTACCGCAAGATGCACGTGTTCGAATGGCCCGGCGACCGCGTGTTCGTCATCATGTCGGCCGGCAACCTGGCCACCACGCAGCTGACCATCTCGCGGCTGCAGCGCGATGCCGACGATCCCAACGCGACACGCAGCCTGCGCACGTTCTCGCACCTGTACGAAGTGGCGGAGTACGTGGGCGACACCCTGGTCGCCAGCCAGGTGAAGATGAAGGACGAGGCGCAGCAGAGCGGCGTCAATGTGCAGTCCACGCTCATCCTGGGCGGCCAGATCGCCGGGGAGCGTCCCGGCCTGTACATGGTCTATCCGCTCGGCAACTGCATCGCCACCTCGCCGGAAACGCCGTACCTGCAGATCGGCGAATCCAAGTACGGCAAGCCGATCCTGGACCGCATCATCCGTCCCGAGACGCCGCTGGAGGACGCCGCGCGCTGCGCGCTGGTGTCGCTGGATTCCACCATCCGCTCCAACCTGTCCGTCGGCATGCCGGTGGACATGGCGCTGCTGCGCAGCGGCGACCTGAAGATCACCCAGAAGATGCGGCTGGAAGCGGACACCCCGCTGTACGCCGAGATCCACGACACCTGGTCCCGCAAGCTGGAAGCCGCCGTGCACAGCCTGCCGCGCTTCCCGTGGGAACCGCCGCAGGAACGCGAAGCCTCGACGGACCCGCTGCCGGCCATGCCGCCACGCCGGATCGCTTCGCGGCAGGATCCAGGCGACGCACAAGGCCAGCAGTAG